From a region of the Sphingopyxis sp. YR583 genome:
- a CDS encoding Lrp/AsnC family transcriptional regulator, translating into MEKISIDHIDRKILGELQRDASRSLADVATAVGLSSSPCWKRIRRLEDANYIRERVAILDRDLLDLGVTVFVAVKTSQHQDSWLTDFAAAISAIPEVVEFYRMSGEVDYLLKVVCKDIADYDRIYKRLIKSNSIFDVSSSFAMEQIKCTTHLPL; encoded by the coding sequence GTGGAGAAAATTTCAATCGACCATATCGATCGCAAGATCCTTGGCGAGCTGCAGCGCGATGCTTCGCGCTCGCTCGCGGATGTCGCAACAGCGGTCGGTCTGTCGTCGAGCCCGTGCTGGAAGCGGATACGGCGGCTGGAAGATGCGAACTATATCCGGGAGAGAGTCGCCATTCTCGATCGCGACCTTCTCGATCTTGGCGTTACCGTTTTCGTGGCGGTGAAGACGAGCCAGCATCAGGATAGCTGGCTTACCGATTTCGCTGCGGCCATCTCCGCGATCCCCGAGGTCGTCGAATTCTACCGGATGAGCGGAGAGGTGGACTATCTGCTCAAGGTGGTCTGCAAGGACATCGCCGACTATGACCGCATCTATAAGCGGCTGATAAAGAGCAACTCGATCTTCGACGTCAGCTCCTCTTTCGCGATGGAGCAGATCAAATGCACGACACATTTGCCGCTCTAG
- a CDS encoding HNH endonuclease signature motif containing protein, whose product MWNDDPAAVAARYGITLKQAQHLKVTAEHLVARQDGGTDTPDNIVAACTYCNDRRHRRRSPLSPEDYARKVRDRLAKGKWHRMRLT is encoded by the coding sequence ATGTGGAACGACGACCCGGCCGCGGTCGCCGCCCGATATGGGATCACCCTCAAGCAGGCCCAGCATCTGAAGGTCACAGCCGAGCATCTGGTCGCACGGCAGGACGGCGGCACCGACACGCCCGATAACATCGTCGCTGCCTGCACCTATTGTAACGATCGCCGCCACCGCCGCCGCAGCCCTCTGTCTCCCGAAGACTATGCCCGCAAGGTCCGCGACCGACTCGCCAAAGGCAAGTGGCACCGCATGCGCCTGACGTAG
- a CDS encoding DUF6356 family protein: protein MIRRIFTAHPASVGESYGAHFFHALSFAAAMLAGTIACFIHALIPSLFEKTGSRIITRLHDRMVVNRARLSARPDPIN, encoded by the coding sequence ATGATCCGTCGCATTTTCACCGCACATCCGGCCTCGGTCGGCGAGAGCTACGGCGCCCACTTCTTCCACGCGCTTTCATTCGCGGCGGCGATGCTGGCCGGAACAATCGCCTGCTTCATACACGCACTCATTCCGTCGCTGTTCGAGAAGACGGGAAGCCGAATCATAACGCGGCTCCATGACCGGATGGTCGTGAACCGTGCGCGTTTGTCGGCGCGGCCGGACCCGATCAACTGA
- a CDS encoding DUF2958 domain-containing protein: MILLTPDLRTALRANDEARRSAVMAGLAEPDFVPLAKFFNPVGAATWLATELAEDGDTLFGLADLGFGTPELGSFSLCELGSVRLPFGLHIERDLHFESRLPLSTWATWSRRTGSILVAATLFQRGVSAARTELPKPD, from the coding sequence ATGATCCTCCTAACCCCCGACCTTCGCACCGCGCTTCGCGCCAATGACGAGGCGCGCCGCTCTGCCGTCATGGCAGGATTGGCCGAACCCGATTTCGTGCCGCTCGCCAAATTCTTCAATCCGGTCGGTGCCGCGACATGGCTGGCCACCGAGTTGGCCGAAGATGGCGACACCCTGTTCGGCTTGGCCGACCTCGGGTTCGGAACGCCCGAACTCGGCTCGTTCAGCCTCTGCGAACTCGGGTCGGTGCGGCTGCCCTTCGGTCTCCACATCGAGCGCGACCTTCATTTCGAGAGCCGATTGCCGCTGTCGACATGGGCGACATGGTCGCGCCGCACGGGATCGATCCTCGTCGCCGCAACCCTGTTCCAGCGCGGCGTTAGCGCCGCGCGCACCGAGCTTCCGAAGCCTGACTAG
- a CDS encoding ArdC family protein, protein MPVQPKRRARPSRREARTSAPRASLYDAVTNKIIAELEAGRLPWVQPWKAAHVAGGGASAALPRNAVTGRTYSGVNILILWGAVIEAGYPSQGWLTFRQALEAGGNVRKGERGTTVVYADRFIPKGEAARAAQDGDAARAVPFLKSFTVFNVAQCEGLRAGIGIDPAPLPEREIVPVADAVIAASGVEFRVGGDKAFYVPSQDYVQVPPQPAFFEQINYYRTALHEMTHATGHASRLDRKLLNPFGSKDYAREELVAEMGSAFLCASLGLAPTVRHADYIGSWLEVLREDNRAIFRAASLASKAADWLLARMEAPEGACENEAQAGRLAA, encoded by the coding sequence ATGCCTGTCCAACCGAAACGCCGTGCAAGGCCGAGCCGCCGTGAAGCGAGAACGAGCGCGCCGCGCGCGTCGCTCTATGATGCGGTCACGAACAAGATCATCGCCGAACTCGAAGCTGGGCGCCTGCCTTGGGTGCAGCCGTGGAAGGCCGCGCATGTGGCGGGCGGCGGCGCATCGGCCGCGCTGCCGCGCAACGCGGTGACGGGGCGGACTTATTCGGGCGTCAATATCCTGATCCTCTGGGGCGCGGTGATCGAGGCAGGGTATCCCTCGCAGGGCTGGCTGACCTTCCGGCAAGCGCTGGAGGCGGGCGGTAATGTTCGGAAGGGCGAGCGCGGGACGACCGTCGTCTATGCCGATCGCTTCATTCCGAAGGGCGAGGCGGCACGGGCGGCGCAGGATGGCGATGCGGCGCGCGCGGTGCCGTTCCTCAAAAGCTTTACCGTCTTCAATGTCGCGCAGTGCGAGGGGCTTCGAGCCGGGATCGGGATCGATCCGGCCCCACTGCCCGAGCGCGAAATCGTCCCCGTCGCCGACGCGGTGATCGCCGCATCGGGTGTCGAATTTCGGGTCGGGGGCGACAAGGCCTTTTATGTGCCGAGCCAAGATTATGTGCAGGTGCCGCCGCAGCCAGCTTTCTTCGAGCAGATCAACTATTACCGCACCGCGCTGCATGAAATGACCCATGCGACGGGCCACGCCTCGCGGCTGGACCGCAAGCTGCTGAATCCGTTCGGTTCGAAGGATTATGCGCGCGAGGAACTGGTTGCCGAAATGGGCAGCGCTTTCCTTTGCGCCTCGCTCGGGCTCGCGCCGACGGTGCGTCATGCCGATTATATCGGCTCATGGCTGGAGGTGCTTCGCGAGGATAATCGCGCGATCTTCCGCGCCGCCAGCCTTGCGAGCAAGGCCGCCGACTGGTTGCTTGCCCGGATGGAGGCGCCGGAGGGAGCTTGCGAGAATGAGGCGCAAGCGGGGAGGCTGGCAGCATGA
- a CDS encoding sigma factor-like helix-turn-helix DNA-binding protein, protein MTDSAPKRKTMSTPIFPSPTERRDHVLELRGQGLTYREIGDRLGVTASRARQLYFQAERLREDIPLLPVGELSLASPVSRLPISRRARKALEMAGIRTLGDVAGKDRRAFEVEFLSVPNGSRRTLDEIFALLDEHRQGPG, encoded by the coding sequence GTGACGGATAGCGCGCCGAAGAGGAAAACCATGTCGACGCCTATATTCCCGTCTCCGACCGAGCGCCGCGACCATGTTCTCGAACTGCGCGGGCAGGGACTCACTTACAGGGAGATCGGCGACAGGCTTGGCGTGACTGCCTCGCGGGCGCGGCAGCTCTATTTTCAGGCCGAGCGGCTTCGGGAAGATATACCTCTCCTGCCTGTCGGAGAGTTGAGCCTGGCAAGTCCGGTGTCCCGGCTACCGATCAGCCGGCGGGCGCGAAAAGCGCTGGAGATGGCCGGGATCAGAACGCTCGGCGATGTCGCTGGCAAGGATCGGCGAGCGTTCGAGGTTGAGTTTCTGAGCGTTCCGAATGGCAGTCGCCGGACCTTGGACGAGATCTTCGCGCTGCTCGACGAGCATCGGCAGGGCCCGGGCTGA